One genomic window of Prochlorococcus marinus str. NATL2A includes the following:
- the trxB gene encoding thioredoxin-disulfide reductase gives MPAENKELKTENLVIIGSGPAGYTAAIYAARANLQPLIITGFEKGGIPGGQLMTTTFVENFPGFPNGVQGPELMDLIKAQAVRWGTNLIEEDAISIDLSKRPFSIVTTTQKIKTNSLIISTGASANRLGLKNEKLFWSKGISACAICDGATPQFRDEELAVVGGGDSACEEAEYLTKYGSHVHLLVRSRKLRASAAMADRVEANPNITIHWETELLDVLGNDWLEKLKVKRRDTNQEEEILAKGLFYAIGHTPNTSLFTNQLSTDSKGYLLTQPGRPETSLEGVYAAGDVADSEWRQGVTAAGSGCKAALAAERWLTKNNLATLIKRVELEPSKADTTKILEVSNEANFDPEKTWQKGSYALRKLYHETEKPLFVVYTSSSCGPCHILKPQLHRVLNESKGKAIGVEIDIENDQDIAKQAEVSGTPTVHLFKNKELKKQWKGVKTRSEYKAALDELIN, from the coding sequence ATGCCAGCCGAGAACAAAGAATTAAAAACTGAAAATTTAGTAATTATAGGTTCAGGACCCGCTGGATATACCGCTGCTATCTATGCGGCAAGAGCAAATCTACAACCGCTTATTATTACTGGGTTTGAAAAAGGGGGAATTCCAGGTGGTCAATTAATGACAACAACATTTGTAGAGAATTTCCCAGGTTTTCCAAATGGAGTTCAAGGTCCAGAATTGATGGATTTAATAAAAGCACAAGCTGTGAGATGGGGAACAAATCTAATTGAAGAAGATGCCATATCAATTGATCTAAGCAAAAGACCCTTTTCTATTGTTACTACTACCCAAAAAATCAAAACAAACTCCTTAATTATTTCCACCGGAGCAAGCGCCAATCGTCTAGGCCTTAAAAATGAGAAATTATTTTGGAGTAAGGGTATTAGTGCCTGTGCAATTTGCGATGGAGCAACACCTCAATTTAGAGATGAGGAACTTGCCGTAGTTGGAGGAGGGGACTCGGCTTGTGAAGAAGCCGAATATCTAACAAAATATGGAAGCCATGTACATTTGTTAGTCAGATCAAGGAAACTTAGGGCTTCAGCTGCAATGGCCGATCGAGTAGAAGCAAATCCCAACATTACGATTCATTGGGAGACAGAGCTTTTAGATGTTTTGGGTAATGATTGGCTAGAGAAATTAAAAGTTAAAAGAAGAGACACTAACCAAGAAGAAGAAATTTTAGCTAAGGGACTTTTTTATGCAATTGGACATACTCCCAACACGTCTTTATTTACAAATCAGTTAAGTACAGACTCAAAAGGTTACTTACTAACACAACCTGGAAGACCTGAAACCTCATTAGAAGGCGTCTATGCCGCTGGAGATGTTGCTGATTCGGAATGGCGTCAAGGTGTTACTGCGGCAGGCAGCGGTTGCAAAGCAGCTTTAGCTGCTGAAAGATGGCTCACAAAAAACAACTTAGCAACACTTATAAAAAGGGTTGAATTAGAGCCCTCAAAGGCTGATACAACAAAAATTTTAGAAGTTAGTAACGAGGCAAATTTCGACCCCGAGAAGACATGGCAAAAGGGAAGTTATGCACTAAGAAAGTTATATCATGAGACAGAAAAACCTCTCTTCGTAGTTTACACATCCAGTAGCTGTGGCCCTTGTCACATTCTCAAGCCCCAACTTCATAGAGTTCTTAACGAGTCAAAAGGGAAAGCTATAGGTGTTGAAATTGATATTGAAAACGACCAAGATATTGCCAAGCAAGCTGAAGTAAGCGGTACTCCAACAGTACATCTTTTTAAAAATAAGGAATTAAAAAAACAATGGAAAGGTGTTAAAACAAGAAGTGAATATAAAGCCGCATTGGATGAACTAATTAATTAG
- the infA gene encoding translation initiation factor IF-1 — MIETSGVIEKEQGNGFYLVTLEQPAGHQCLCRAAGKLTKFRIKLLAGDKVLVEISPYDLTRGRITYRERNVGPGGGRQGGNRPGGPRKR, encoded by the coding sequence ATGATTGAAACATCCGGCGTTATTGAAAAAGAACAAGGCAATGGATTTTATCTTGTAACTCTTGAACAGCCCGCTGGACATCAATGCTTGTGTAGGGCCGCAGGAAAATTAACAAAATTCAGAATAAAATTGCTTGCAGGAGATAAGGTTCTTGTTGAAATCAGCCCCTATGATTTAACACGTGGTCGTATTACATATAGAGAAAGAAACGTAGGACCTGGAGGAGGAAGGCAAGGTGGCAATAGACCAGGAGGGCCCAGGAAAAGATAG
- a CDS encoding NAD(P)(+) transhydrogenase (Re/Si-specific) subunit beta — MTFIAPIKFAIDLLAVLLLALGIKGLSKVRSAREANRLAGIAMMLAAFGVLLNSQGTIGISINSWIWIICGTLIGGLLGALTAKRVPMTAMPEIVALFNGCGGMSSLLVALGVALFPSSDGSDGVVGELIRNFSIVVSLFVGAITFSGSIVAMAKLQGWLSTPSWTQSKARHFFNIFCAVLALIGGIYLSIDGQNGLFLIVIASSLLGIGVTLPIGGADMPVVISLLNSYSGVAAAAAGFVVGSQLLIVAGAMVGAAGLILTQVMCDGMNRSLVSVLFGGALGSSSVASGGGGEYTNITSCSPEECALSLEAAERVVIVPGYGLAVAQAQHTLREVTRVLENAEIEVTYAIHPVAGRMPGHMNVLLAEADVPYEQLKEMDVINPEFPATDVVLVLGANDVVNPQAKTDQSSPLYGMPVLDVQEARTVFVVKRGMSAGYSGIKNDLFDLPNTSMVFGDAKKVLGDLLLELKDLGVGSKG, encoded by the coding sequence ATGACTTTTATTGCTCCCATTAAGTTTGCTATTGATCTACTGGCAGTTTTATTGCTTGCTTTAGGCATTAAAGGCCTTTCAAAAGTTAGATCAGCAAGAGAGGCAAATAGGCTTGCCGGTATTGCGATGATGTTGGCTGCTTTTGGGGTGTTGCTTAACTCTCAAGGCACCATAGGGATTTCTATTAACTCTTGGATTTGGATAATTTGTGGAACTTTAATTGGAGGGCTTTTAGGAGCTTTAACGGCTAAAAGGGTTCCAATGACTGCAATGCCTGAGATAGTTGCTTTGTTTAACGGTTGTGGTGGGATGTCATCGTTATTGGTCGCACTTGGTGTGGCTTTGTTCCCATCCTCAGACGGCTCTGATGGCGTTGTGGGTGAACTTATTAGGAATTTTTCAATAGTCGTTTCACTCTTTGTAGGAGCTATTACATTCTCCGGATCAATAGTTGCAATGGCTAAGCTTCAGGGCTGGCTGTCTACTCCTTCTTGGACCCAAAGTAAGGCTAGGCATTTTTTCAATATTTTTTGCGCTGTTCTTGCTTTGATCGGTGGAATCTATCTTTCAATCGATGGACAAAATGGCCTTTTTCTTATTGTAATTGCCTCGTCTTTGCTTGGTATTGGAGTAACTCTTCCCATTGGTGGGGCAGATATGCCAGTAGTCATATCTCTACTGAACAGCTACTCAGGGGTTGCAGCAGCAGCGGCTGGATTCGTCGTTGGTAGTCAACTTTTGATTGTTGCTGGTGCAATGGTTGGAGCTGCTGGGCTAATACTTACACAGGTAATGTGCGATGGAATGAATAGATCTTTAGTTTCGGTCTTGTTTGGCGGTGCACTTGGTTCTAGTTCAGTTGCTTCGGGAGGAGGTGGAGAGTATACAAACATCACTAGCTGCAGCCCAGAAGAATGTGCACTGTCTCTCGAGGCTGCAGAGAGAGTTGTAATTGTTCCAGGTTATGGCCTTGCCGTTGCTCAGGCTCAGCACACTCTTAGGGAAGTCACCAGAGTTTTAGAAAATGCCGAAATTGAAGTCACCTATGCCATTCATCCTGTCGCTGGAAGGATGCCTGGTCATATGAATGTTCTTTTGGCGGAAGCAGATGTACCTTACGAGCAACTAAAAGAAATGGATGTAATTAATCCTGAATTCCCTGCTACGGATGTTGTATTGGTTTTAGGAGCAAATGATGTGGTTAATCCACAGGCTAAGACTGATCAGTCTTCCCCTCTTTATGGAATGCCGGTTTTAGATGTTCAAGAAGCGAGAACTGTTTTTGTTGTTAAAAGAGGAATGAGCGCTGGATATTCAGGTATAAAAAACGATCTTTTTGACCTGCCTAATACTTCTATGGTCTTTGGAGATGCAAAAAAAGTTCTTGGTGATCTTTTATTGGAACTAAAGGATCTTGGAGTTGGTAGCAAAGGATAA
- a CDS encoding Re/Si-specific NAD(P)(+) transhydrogenase subunit alpha — translation MVSFLIPFESALGETRVSATPETVKKFLDLGCKVFFEKGAGKAAGFLDDTYMDAGAELVEIENDEVKKIVDIVLCVQPPNEKFLSHLKPGSFLVGLLNPYGNKLLAETLKSKNISAIALELLPRISRAQSSDALSSQANIAGYKSVLLAASALDRYFPMLMTAAGTIQPSKIVVLGAGVAGLQAIATAKRLGAVVYVSDIREAVKEQVESLGARFIELPKIDETPSESGGYAKQVSDEFIVAQRKELAKQLSEADVAICTAQVPGKKAPKLIDEKMLDDMRPGSVVIDLAVLSGGNCACSKPGETIVREGVKIIGASNLPCSIPNHASSLYSRNLLSLLQPMFKEGKFLIDNDDELIAGSLISKDGVILKSEIIENGGTRS, via the coding sequence TTGGTCAGTTTCTTAATTCCCTTTGAATCAGCTTTAGGAGAAACACGCGTTTCAGCTACTCCAGAGACCGTTAAAAAGTTTTTGGACTTGGGTTGTAAAGTGTTTTTTGAAAAAGGTGCAGGAAAGGCTGCAGGCTTTTTAGATGATACTTACATGGACGCTGGGGCTGAATTAGTTGAAATAGAGAACGATGAAGTAAAAAAAATTGTTGACATTGTTCTATGTGTCCAACCTCCTAACGAAAAATTTCTTTCGCATTTAAAACCAGGATCTTTTCTTGTTGGTCTTTTGAACCCTTACGGAAATAAATTATTAGCCGAAACATTAAAATCTAAAAATATTTCTGCAATAGCATTGGAGTTGCTCCCTCGAATTAGCAGAGCTCAATCATCTGATGCATTGTCTTCCCAGGCAAATATTGCTGGTTACAAATCTGTACTTTTAGCGGCAAGCGCTCTTGACCGATATTTTCCAATGTTAATGACGGCTGCTGGTACTATTCAGCCTTCGAAAATTGTTGTTTTAGGTGCTGGGGTAGCTGGGCTTCAAGCTATTGCAACAGCCAAAAGACTAGGCGCTGTTGTTTATGTGAGTGATATTCGTGAGGCTGTAAAGGAGCAAGTTGAATCACTAGGAGCAAGATTTATTGAACTTCCAAAGATTGACGAAACCCCATCAGAGTCAGGTGGATACGCAAAACAAGTCTCTGATGAATTTATAGTTGCTCAAAGAAAAGAATTGGCAAAACAATTATCTGAAGCTGACGTAGCAATTTGCACTGCTCAGGTGCCGGGCAAAAAAGCCCCCAAACTCATTGATGAAAAAATGTTGGATGACATGCGTCCTGGTTCTGTAGTAATTGATCTTGCTGTTCTAAGTGGTGGAAATTGCGCATGCTCAAAACCAGGAGAAACTATTGTTAGAGAAGGTGTGAAGATTATTGGTGCTTCTAATCTCCCCTGTTCAATTCCAAATCATGCTAGTTCTCTATATTCAAGGAATTTATTGTCTCTTCTCCAACCAATGTTTAAAGAGGGTAAGTTTTTGATTGATAACGATGATGAGCTTATTGCTGGTTCTTTGATTAGTAAGGATGGGGTAATACTTAAATCTGAAATTATTGAGAATGGAGGAACTAGGTCATGA
- a CDS encoding NAD(P) transhydrogenase subunit alpha gives MSFFSEALWVLLLGSLLGLELIGKVPPTLHTPLMSGANAISGITMLAALTLIIKSGDNLPLLIIGSISLGFALFNVIGGFLVTDRMLAMFSRKKTRK, from the coding sequence ATGAGTTTTTTTAGTGAAGCTCTTTGGGTGCTGCTACTCGGAAGCTTATTGGGTTTGGAGCTCATAGGTAAGGTCCCTCCAACTTTGCATACTCCATTAATGAGTGGAGCAAATGCAATCTCAGGCATCACCATGTTGGCAGCTTTAACATTAATAATAAAATCAGGAGACAACTTACCTCTACTAATAATTGGCTCAATATCTCTTGGATTCGCTTTGTTCAATGTGATTGGTGGCTTTTTGGTTACAGACAGGATGCTTGCAATGTTTAGTCGTAAAAAAACTCGTAAATAG